Genomic DNA from Oncorhynchus mykiss isolate Arlee chromosome 2, USDA_OmykA_1.1, whole genome shotgun sequence:
TCATCAACATTTTGAATTGGTACTTCACAGGCATTGATTGACAGCAGCTATCATGTTCTATTATTTAGCATGGAAAGAGGGACTGAGATCCAACCTAGGTGTCATCATGTATCATATGATAACAGAGTATGCAGGAAATCTTTGTCTGGCAGACCTGAAAAGGGGAAATGTTTAAACTAACATGGGCTTTTCCCTTTTGAGATTTAACCAATACCAAAACTTGGTGATAACCTGCAATATTAATTAATGTAGTTGACACTTAAAATTGAATATAAAATGTGAATTATCAGATGTTAATTTTTCTTATTGTGACAATTTGAAATGTTTTACAGTTCagaaaattgaaataaattcattaggccttaatctatggatttcacatgactgggcaggggcacagccatgagTGTGCCTGGGAGGgcgtaggcccacccactggggagccaggcaatcagaatgagtttttccccaacaaaagggctttattacagaaataatcatcagtttcatcagctgtctgggtggctggtctcttgACAATCCCGCATGTGAAGAagttggatgtggaggtcctgggctggcgtggtaacACGTGGTTTGGAcgtaatgccaaattctctaaaacgacattgatGTCCACcagagcaacagctctggtggacatttctgcagtcagcatgccaatggcacgctccctcaacttgacatctgtggcattatatgcacctgtgtaatgatcatgctgtttagtcagctttttgatatgccacacctgtccggagtatggattatattggcaaaggagaaatgctcactaacaaggatgttaacaattttgtgcacaaaatttgagagaagcATTTTGTacgcatggaacatttctgggatctttttttattttcatgaaacatgggaacaacactttgttgcgttttatattttttgttcagtataggtaTTCCCCCTCACAATGCTGATCAATAACTTGATGTATTACAATTATGAACTGCCCTCAACATGTTCACCTCCAATTTGATGCATGCTTAAGAAAATATCTATGCAATGATTTGACTGCAGTATTCCTTAAAGTACaaaatgcaacaaaaaatcatGACCAACGTTTTACATCTGTCTTGGTCCAAGTTATTCAGTTATATCAATATTCAGGTTTGCTAATGTCAACTTTGGAGGTTCAACTTTCTCATTTGCGAAACTCCATATACGTAAACATTTTTGCTTAAATCTTTCCGTATTCAACTTAGCGGCATGACCAATTTGACCTATTTTGATCATAATCATCCATTTTATGTGAAGGTCCAAGTTATTACGTGTGATATATCATGTTTGAGGTGGGGCTGTGAGCCTGGGCATTGAAATGTTTTGTCTTTTTTTCCATTGCTTTCCAGTGAATATTGAAtgagttttgtttttttacatttacctGTTTAAACACTAACTGGATTTGcttggggggaaaaaaattaCAATATGATTCTGTTGTAAGAATTATTTGGGTCAAATGTTGCACACTGCATCTTAAGTTTTGGGTGAATAATCATCTTCATGTTCTCATACTGTATGTGCTATTTTTACTCAAGTCATCTCAATTAACTTTGTTAATCTGTAAGGGTGATACAAATTTGATCAGATTTGTTAACCCAATTTAACAGTTTAGACCAATTGTTAGAATTGAAAGTGCTGGTTCTAACTTTGCTAGGAGATACTGACCCTACTGTTACGCTTGTTTACACTGAGCTCAAAACGCAATCATGGTAACATTAAGACACTAGAGCCGGCGCGATATATGGGTGGGAAAAGTTACCTCAATGCAGGGACGGGATTTGCCACTGTACTCCAAAAACTGCCCTTTTTGTCCCCATGTTAGCTAGCAGTAGCCACAGCAGCCATTATGGAATGGCACAGATATCCACTAGTTACCATCTATATTGTAAAACGTCATGAAACAAGCGCTCTTAATTTGAAGGGTTAGGCATAAGATTAGCAGtgcggttaaggttaggtttaaaatcacatttggagagaaataggcagggtttatgacaattcatgaaaacaaaatagCTTTTCTAAATTTTAGGCAGtgattaggtttaaaatcacattttgagAAGAGAAAGGGTAGGGTCTGTGTCTGTCGCAGCTAGCTAGCACGTCACATTGAACaaaagctgattggctgacactgcCATTCCAAATGGCTGCGGTGAATACTGTTAGCTAGCAGGAGCACAAAAATTAGTTTTCAGGGATGGATCTGTGTTAAGGCACAATTGAGTATAGTAGAATATCCCAGAGGTACATTTTCTGACCCATATCTCACACTGGCTCCAGTGtccagggcagcaggtagcctagcagttaagggtgttgggccagtaaccgaaaggtcgctgaaTCGAATCACCAAGCCTGCCAGGTGAAAAAtttgtctgtgcccttgagcaaggcataaTTGCtattgtaagtcactctggatatgagcatctgctaaatgactaaaaatgtATCCATGGTTCTGACCCCAGTAGATCTGTGTAAACAAGGTTTGAGTCTTCTGGCATGTTCAGCCTTTTATATACACTTAACCGCTTACCTTTAGGTTAAATTGTCAGGCGAATAACGGTCCTTTTTTCTAGCCAATGGTCAGATGCTTGGAATGGTGAGTTCATAGGTGCAGAATACTGGCAGTGGAGGTTTTGATAAAGTGCCACTTTGAAGGCACAGTTTGTATTTTGGAATTATGTTCATTTGAACACTCAATGGGTAAAACGAGGGGGAAACGTAATGCTTCCAAAGGAATGTCTTCAACACCCAAAGAATGAAGTTGTAAAGGATTTATATTTTTAAAAGAATGTATCATGTGAAATTGGTTTGCTTATGCTTGTTTTGTATAAAGTAGTATTGTATAATAAAGTAATTACTTTTTGAATTGAGAGCAATATAATGAAATCTTGACAGGTCTCCCATTTTTGCCCAAGCGAAAAAGTTGTGATCCATGATAGTTTATTTGACATAAATTATTCACATTTCCACCATGAGTAAAAAAATCAGTCACTTCGGAGCAGGGAATGATCCATCGCTAAGGTTCTTCTCCTGTGGAGTTCAGAAAAGATACTTCAGTTTGGTGGTTGACACATTTTTCAGAGCTTGAAGCATGGAGAAACATACCCTTAAAATACCCCGCAGGTCCACCAAGTCCTTCAGAACAGTGTTGCATAGATCCATCTGTTCCTTCAGGGAGACCAACTGGTCTTGGAGGTCTTCAAGTAGCTGTGCTGACCAAAACAAGGGTGAGTTGACTTTTTGGTAAAAGTTCAGTCATCCTACTAACCAGAGACCAATAGAAGTTAAAACCTCAATTCAGTAAAGCACATGACCATAAATAAGGTTAACTACATTTATGATTTCTATTTGGATGAAGTGTCTGGATACCTTCAGTTTACTACCTCCAATTAGAAGTACTTTTTGAAGAATAAATTAAAGTCCCACTGCTGACCTGTGTGTTTGAAGAGTCTGTCCCATCATTTTGGGTAGCTGGAACCTTCATATCtacaatcaaatcacattttatttgtcacatgtgccgaatacaacaggtgtagagcttaGATAAATGCTTAAAGGCCCTTAACctacaatgcagttaagaaaatacctacaacaaaatgaaagagcagcagtaaaataacaatagcgaggctatatacagggggtactggtgtcgaggtaatatgtacatgtagacttggcactccggtactgcttgccgtgtggtagcagagagaacagtctatgactagggtggctggagtctttgaccatttttagggccttcctctgacaccgcctggtatagaggtcctggatggcaggaagcttggccccagtgatgtactgggtcatacacactaccatctgtagtgccttgtggttggaggctgagtagttgccataccaggcagtgatgcaaccagtaatgctctcaatggtgcagctgtagaagcttttgaggatccatgacaaatcttttcagtctcctgagggggaatgggtTTTGTCGTACCCTTTTCACGAATGTctttgtgtgcttggaccatgttattttgttggtgatgtggacgccaaggaacttgaagctctcaacctgctccactacagcaccgtcaacgagaatggaggcgtgctcggtcctccttttcctgtagtccacaatcttttgtcttgatcacattgagggagaggttgttatcctgcacgtacagtcactgtggggacgacgtcgttgatgcacttattgttgAAGCCAGGGACTGATGTGGCgtactcaatgccatcggaagaaccCCAGAACATATTCAagtctgtgctagtaaaacagtcctgtagtttagcaacTGCTTCAGCTGATCACTGGTGCTTGCTGCTTtaaattttagcttgtaagcaggaatcaggaggatagaattatggtcagatttccaaatggagggcgagggagcgCTTcatacatgtctctgtgtgtggagtaacggtGGTCAAGAGATTTTTccccctggttgcacatttaacatgctgatagaaatgaggtaaaactggtttaagtttccctacattaaagtccccggccaatagaacactgcctctggatgagcgttttcctgttttctTATGGCGGTATATAGCTCAtcgagtgtggtcttagtgccagcatcagtctgtgatGGTATgaagacagctatgaaaaatacagatgaaactctatctacctagagttctcaagataagctgtagaccacactatctcaggcgagcaaaaccttgagacttccttagatatcgtgcacaaTGGAAATGGCATTACAATTAAACAACCACTAATGAACAGATATATAGGCATTTGTGTAGTATAATGTTACCTGGAACCGACGCCATTTTTGTTTTCCTGGAAAATCACCTGGTCTGTACACTTGTGGGTTACACATGTGATATAGTTTTACTAATTAGTAATTGATTGGAGGCCTGGTACAAGTTGAATAACTGAAGGTATCCTTGTAAATTTGATGTAATGGGCATGTACTATTTTGTTATTAGTTTGGATCAATATCAGCCACTTGTTATGCAAATTACTAAGCACATTTTGATCTTGTTTATTTTATAAACGTTTTGCGAAGCTGTGTGCTTTCACTTTAAGGAAATGTGTGTCATTATTTTGAGGGCGTTACCCAGAAGACAGTTAATGTTATTTCATCAGCCGACACAGCATGTAGCACCAACACTTTCtatgaatacatttttaaagtTTATTTCTAACTTCATGATATTAAGACGCGTTTATAAATCTAGCGACCCGAGATGGAGAACTAGGTGCAAAGAACTGAAGACAAAAATGATGCGCTTGTCACCGCAATCCGTCATAAATGGGCCATCTGCCCGGTGTGATGCAAGACTGCAAGGTCGGTCCATTGTCACCATTCAAACTCAAACGGCAAGGTTctacaattaaaataaattataagTTGAATAGAGGTCCATATGAGAAGCTAATAGTTGTTAGCGAGATATATCATTCTCATGGTTTCAAGTGCACGTGTTAGGGCTCCCGAgaggcgcagcagtctaaggcactacatctcagtgcaagaggcgtcactacagtccctggttcgaatccagcctAAATCAcacccggccgtgattgggagtcccatagggtggggcacaattggcccagcgtcgtccgggtttagcCGAGTTAGGCCGTCATTTAAAGCTAGACttacttgtctagttaaataaaggatacatattaaaaaatatatgtattctGCAATAACATGTCTCAAACTAAATCATTCTTAGGCTTTTTGTCAAATGCTTTGCAATAGCCACGTTCTGTTGTGGGGGAGATTGTTGAATGTCTACTCCTGATGAAATGCGATCATACATCAATCAATGTAAGCTGTTTGCATAAGACCATTCATTCCTAATGGTTTGCTTTTGAAGTGTAGATGGTGCAGAAGTCACGAATTCAACAGTGAAGGCTCTAAAGGATGGGAGAGTTGTGGCTGTGCCAACGGACACAATATATGGGCTGGCTTGCTTGGCTCAGAATTCCAATGCCATCAAAAAGGTGTATGACATCAAATGACGTAATGGTGAGAAACCACTGGCCATTTGTGTTGGAGAAATCAAAGACATTTTACAAGTAAGCATGCATTGATGGTGTTCGTATCATTGTTCTTGTGGCTCAATGTCTTGCAACATGCCTAACTCACACTATAGGGCTGAGCTGgactggcctggcctggccttgTTACGCATCTAACGTAGTTGCAAAAATCTATCTTGCTGGAAAGGACAAAAGGAAAATACCGGTGCCAGCACAGTACGGTTTGCATCAGCCCTATAATGTGAATCAGGCAATATTGCAGCCTAGCCtaaatgttgttttttacccTTGTGGTGGCAGGTACTGTAAGGTGTCAGTCAAGAAAGAACTGATAGGGGACCTGTTGCCTGGCCCTGTCACTCTGGTTCTGGAACGAGCTGAAGTACTCAACACTGACCTCAATCCCTTCACTCCGGTTAGACTTCCATAGACATGGACAATTCACTGCCCCTAAAAGATTACAAATTATACTGTAATTCATAAACCACTCAATTTGAAAATGTGTGTTGCTTTTCTGCATGCTAGATTTTTGGATTGGCATTTAGTAAGTTATTTATTACATGCATTGGGCTGTTGGTGATGATGTGTTTACCTTTTTCTTCCAGTTAGTAGTAGTGTGCATCCCGGACCAGGCCTTTATGAGACGCCTCTGCCAGATGTGTCGGGAACCTCTTGCAGTCACCAGCGCCAACATCAGCTCACACTCCAGCACTGTGGCTGTACATGTATGTAGAGACAATCCACCGTGTGTGAGAACTGTTTTTATTCCGTGAACTGAAGGGGAGGTGGGACTACATCATCTACAACTAACCAAGGTTTATCAGTGCATCATTTTTCACTGATACTTAAAAGGACTTTGGCAAAATAGTAGTTATACAGGGATTTTCTCTACAGGACTTCCAGGATCTGTGGCCTCAGTTATCAGTGGTGGTGGATGGCGGACCAATAGGAGACAAGAGTCGGTTGGGGTCAACAGGCAAATACCGCATCATCAGACCTGGCTGGTGAGTAGTGATACTGGCCTGCTCAGCAGATTACAGGCCACTGACTGTAATACATTTCAATCAAGCTAGTTATGTTCAGGTAATTCCGTTTTGTTAATTTATCCAAGTTAAAGGTACATGGGCACATTTTGTGAATAGTAGTTTAAACATACAGTATAGTGAAAATTACCTGTGGTAgtgataaccccccccccccccccccccagtgcctTCTCTTCCACAGTTCATGTGCTAGAGCACAAATATGGACTGTCAGAAGACACGGGATGAGTGAGGTTTGCCCCCTTCAAATTCATACCACATGCTGAAATGTACAACCAGCAAGAACCTGTGCTTACCATGGCCAAATACAACTCTGAATGATGGCAATGCCTGCAACGCTGAGGCGAGTGATGATTTCTAAAGGAAGGACGGTCCTTTTGCACATTGCATGCTATTGTGGAATGCTCTGGGTTTCTTGTAAAACTTAAGGgatttgtttttgtctttctgGGTTATTAGCTGTCCAAGCATTGTCGTTTCTATGGGAAAACCCTTTTTTTCACAAATTGGtcttctgaccaatcagatcagctctgaaaaatatctgatgagaaaagatctgatgtgattggtcagacCAATTGGTGGGGAAAAGAATATCAggattgggctgcctgtgtaaatgcagcctacgAGCTGTGATCTAGTGTATTATTGCTCAACAGTTTTGAGTACCTGATTACTGGTTTGTATAATGGACCAATGAGAGTATGTTGTTGACAATAAATGGCATGCATTATGCAGATCATGATGGCTTGTGTTGGTTTTCTCTCCTCGCCTATAGTACTGGGTGAATGTCAGTGTGGTGGATGAACTACTGCAGAAGCTCCTGTCCACAGAACACTCTCAATTACTTTTTTTTGGTAAGTGTCTTCTCACATGTTTGGAATGTAGATGGTCATTATTCAGTAATGCATATACATTAAGGagttagcctagcggttaagagcattgggtcagtaacctgtccttgagcaaggcagttaaccctcaaAATAAACTGCCTGACCATACATTTACAATACCTGCGCACGAGAGTGACTGTTTATTTCTATAAAAAGTCAAATTATTTTAACGGACAATGTCCCAACTCTAATGGTGAATGAATCTGAAAAACCTGTTTTGAACAGATTGCATTTATTAAAACTGGTAATTGTGCTAGACTTAAAATATGAAATTGTTGAATGTAGTTTCTCACTGGTggtggttgttttctgtcttCAGATAAAACGAAACTGCTGTGGACGTGGCGTTTCCCCTTGGCTGAATTGGTCTGGCTGCAATCACATGCTCCGATACCCCAACATCTCTGTGGAGCCCTCAGACTCTCCCTGGTGCACTGACATTAAACCATTTGGTCAAGCATGCTGTTTTCCCTTACACATTGGTTCGGCTCCGGGCTGAAGTTTCCCTAGGTaccgatctaggatcagctcccccaaaccttaaccattagttgGGGAAATGTAAAACTGTaaaactgaccctagatcagtgcctaggggcaacttcaccctacatcTTTGAGCTACACATCCTTGTTAAGCCACACAGGAAATACCCCTTTACTTGGCAATGACCACACTTGCTTTGAGTGAAGAGAAAAGGCTAGACTTAATGAAGAGAAAATATAATCGTACAGTTCcactagccctctctctctctcatgtccttTATTCTCTCATACTTTCCAAGAAAGAGATGGCTTGTGGATGAAAGTCAAATCCTAGAAATGTCACCTGGTCTATTTTTATTGGGATTATCATTTTAAAACTTAAAAGGATTGTGCAGAAAGAAAAGTCATGCCAGGGTGCATTGTATCAAACAGATGGTTACATTGGACAGTGGTTTGTCAAAGTA
This window encodes:
- the LOC110533769 gene encoding yrdC domain-containing protein, mitochondrial-like; the encoded protein is MGELWLCQRTQYMGWLAWLRIPMPSKRCMTSNDVMVRNHWPFVLEKSKTFYKYCKVSVKKELIGDLLPGPVTLVLERAEVLNTDLNPFTPLVVVCIPDQAFMRRLCQMCREPLAVTSANISSHSSTVAVHDFQDLWPQLSVVVDGGPIGDKSRLGSTGKYRIIRPGCAFSSTVHVLEHKYGLSEDTG